In Amphiura filiformis chromosome 1, Afil_fr2py, whole genome shotgun sequence, the following are encoded in one genomic region:
- the LOC140168137 gene encoding uncharacterized protein, translating into MAKDQKTRQKEYYRRHHARLTSKDRYRKKSKRIDMKRNNPELWEECTKKDAARKREVRAKAKRLQKDNTAQTDEQATNNPAVEEAGSGSTPPSSYAHKPSLVRSLKRALLALPKSPRKKAVVLKKLVYDLSPGKKKYVLGSPCAEKRARKLTPACKDLAEKFMERNDISYTCPGKKDTVYCGKDENGEKVYKEKHYLLWTFKELLPMLNKELDKELGESASIGYGSFQTLMTSFKHIKHFGQIPHFSCLCPKCENLDLLIQAINSKEKYLPSSSKTELLSMMVCNLESAACIDGKCPQCPGLAALAGSLDGLCEVDDLSYYQWKKQGKKYPEKVRVQSSGEKGNGAFLKQAIEYKRHHYNKRRQHAEMTYLRQNLSREEVLIQVDFSENYENRQQAEIQSAYFGHQAFSIYTYACIWYRDATSDTVTSYAMTSNTTKHNKFHAFEYNKQLIVIAQQLVPGLKQVNFFSDGCAAQFKSRYCFSLIASLFNNIVVTRSYFEGHHGTGAVDAVGGTVKSSVYREMRANKVVIESAEQFATYADSTLGIHVSFTPADSIAVFDIDPVVKVPGTQTVHYVEHKISDDGVCELHLFKNSQFQAPGAEPRIGTASYDFSQLSATYTPYVQADSQDEPGTSGSAATNDDDDSDSDSDTGRNSENGEDSDTAMDDTETSEAEENSDSDRDNDDDDDDKTENTCRPVCGDFVAVILVGKKQKKLYVAQVTDITPLPEDFEECVQLKYMEAVNNDGMVYRWARDDDYSREPLPSIIAVLDPPTAVQGSATREHLLST; encoded by the exons ATGGCTAAAGATCAGAAAACTCGACAGAAGGAGTATTATAGACGGCATCATGCAAGATTGACGAGTAAAGATCGTTACCGGAAAAAATCTAAGCGAATCGATATGAAAAGAAACAATCCAGAGCTTTGGGAAGAGTGTACAAAGAAAGATGCTGCTCGCAAGCGAGAAGTTAGAGCCAAGGCTAAACGTCTGCAGAAAGATAACACTGCACAAACTGACGAGCAGGCCACCAATAATCCGGCAGTTGAAGAGGCTGGATCGGGATCAACTCCTCCCAGTTCCTATGCACATAAACCTTCACTGGTCAGAAGTTTAAAAAGAGCTTTACTTGCCCTCCCAAAAAGCCCACGGAAAAAAGCAGTTGTGTTAAAGAAGTTAGTGTATGACCTCAGTCCTGGAAAAAAGAAATATGTTTTGGGAAGCCCTTGTGCAGAGAAAAGGGCACGTAAGTTGACACCTGCTTGCAAAGATCTAGCAGAGAAGTTTATGGAACGCAACGACATTTCATACACATGCCCAGGCAAGAAAGACACTGTATATTGTGGAAAAGATGAGAATGGTGAAAAAGTGTACAAAGAGAAACATTACCTATTGTGGACTTTCAAGGAACTTCTCCCAATGCTGAACAAAGAGCTAGATAAAGAACTGGGTGAAAGTGCTTCAATTGGGTATGGTTCCTTTCAAACCCTCATGACAAGCTTCAAGCACATTAAGCACTTTGGCCAGATCCCCCACTTCTCCTGCCTATGCCCAAAATGTGAGAACCTGGATCTTCTGATTCAAGCCATCAATTCAAAAGAGAAGTATCTACCATCATCCTCAAAAACTGAACTGCTCAGCATGATGGTGTGTAATCTAGAAAGCGCAGCTTGCATTGATGGGAAGTGTCCCCAGTGTCCTGGATTAGCAGCATTAGCAGGAAGTCTAGATGGTCTTTGTGAAGTTGATGATCTTAGCTACTATCAATGGAAGAAACAGGGGAAAAAATACCCAGAGAAAGTGAGAGTGCAGAGCTCAGGTGAAAAGGGAAATGGAGCTTTCTTAAAGCAAGCAATTGAATACAAACGCCACCACTACAACAAACGCAGACAACACGCAGAGATGACCTATTTGCGCCAAAATTTAAGTCGGGAAGAAGTGTTGATCCAAGTAGACTTCAGCGAGAATTATGAGAATCGACAGCAAGCTGAGATCCAATCTGCATATTTTGGTCATCAGGCTTTTTCCATATACACATATGCTTGCATTTGGTACCGTGATGCTACATCTGATACGGTGACTTCATATGCCATGACATCCAACACAACCAAACACAACAAATTCCATGCGTTTGAATACAACAAACAGCTGATAGTCATTGCACAGCAACTTGTGCCAGGACTTAAGCAGGTGAACTTCTTCAGTGATGGCTGTGCAGCCCAATTCAAATCAAGATATTGCTTTTCTCTGATTGCTTCTCTCTTTAACAACATTGTTGTTACGAGGAGCTATTTTGAGGGCCATCATGGCACGGGGGCAGTGGACGCAGTTGGGGGGACTGTTAAGTCGTCAGTGTACAGAGAGATGCGTGCAAACAAGGTGGTAATCGAATCAGCAGAGCAATTTGCTACATATGCAGACAGCACTCTAGGAATTCATGTTTCTTTTACTCCTGCAGACAGCATTGCTGTGTTTGACATAGATCCAGTAGTTAAAGTACCAGGAACGCAGACAGTCCACTATGTGGAGCATAAGATAAGTGATGATGGTGTCTGTGAACTTCACCTCTTCAAGAATTCCCAGTTCCAAGCCCCAGGAGCAGAGCCCAGAATTGGCACAGCTTCATATGATTTCAGCCAACTCTCAGCAACTTACACACCCTATGTTCAAGCTGACAGCCAAGATGAACCAGGAACCAGTGGCAGTGCAGCGACCAATGATGATGACGATTCAGATAGTGATAGTGATACAGGGAGAAACAGTGAAAATGGAGAAGACAGTGACACAGCCATGGATGACACAGAGACCAGTGAAGCGGAAGAAAACAGTGATAGTGACagagacaatgatgatgatgatgatgacaaa ACTGAGAACACATGCAGACCAGTTTGTGGGGACTTTGTTGCTGTCATCCTAGTTGGCAAGAAGCAGAAAAAACTCTATGTAGCCCAG GTTACAGACATCACTCCGCTACCagaagactttgaagaatgtgtCCAACTGAAGTACATGGAAGCTGTAAACAATGATGGCATGGTATACAGATGGGCACGGGATGATGACTACTCAAGGGAACCATTACCCAGCATCATAGCTGTGCTGGACCCTCCTACAGCTGTTCAAGGATCAGCAACCAGAGAACATTTACTTTCAACATGA